The following proteins are co-located in the Mus pahari chromosome 14, PAHARI_EIJ_v1.1, whole genome shotgun sequence genome:
- the Llgl1 gene encoding lethal(2) giant larvae protein homolog 1 isoform X5: protein MMKFRFRRQGADPQREKLKQELFAFHKTVEHGFPNQPSALAFDPELRIMAIGTRSGAVKIYGAPGVEFTGLHRDAATVTQMHFLPGQGRLLTLLDDSSLHLWEIIHHNGCAHLEEGLSFHPPSRPSFDNASFPASLTRVTVVLLVAGNTAALGTESGSIFFLDVATLALLEGQTLSPDVVLRSVPDDYRCGKALGPVESLQGHLQDPSKILIGYSRGLLVIWSQATQSVDNVFLGNQQLESLCWGRGGSSIISSHSDGSYAIWSTDTGSPPTLQPTVVTTPYGPFPCKAINKILWRSCESGDHFIIFSGGMPRASYGDRHCVSVLRAETLVTLDFTSRVIDFFTVHSTQPADEFDNPQALAVLLEEELVVLDLQTPGWPAVPAPYLAPLHSSAITCSAHVANVPSKLWARIVSAGERQSPQPASSALSWPITGGRNLAQEPSQRGLLLTGHEDGTVRFWDASGVALRPLYKLSTAGLFQTDCEHADSLAQAVEDDWPPFRKVGCFDPYSDDPRLGIQKVALCKYTAQMVVAGTAGQVLVLELSEFPAEHAVSVANVDLLQDREGFTWKGHERLNPHTGLLPWPAGFQPRMLIQCLPPAAVTAVTLHAEWSLVAFGTSHGFGLFDYQRKSPVLARCTLHPNDSLAMEGPLSRVKSLKKSLRQSFRRIRKSRVSGKKRAPAASSKEANAQLAEQTCPHDLEMTPVQRRIEPRSADDSLSGVVRCLYFADTFLRDATHHGPTMWAGTNSGSVFAYALEVPAATAGGEKRPEQAVEAVLGKEVQLMHRAPVVAIAVLDGRGRPLPEPYEASRDLAQAPDMQGGHAVLIASEEQFKVFTLPKVSAKTKFKLTAHEGCRVRKVALATFASVMSEDYTETCLACLTNLGDVHVFSVPGLRPQVHYSCIRKEDISGIASCVFTRHGQGFYLISPSEFERFSLSARNITEPLCSLDISWPQNATQPRLQESPKLSQANGTRDIILAPESCQGSPSSAHSKRADTTEPPEATLSPVSIDSAASGDTMLDTTGDVTVEYVKDFLG, encoded by the exons ATGATGAAGTTTCGGTTCCGGCGGCAGGGCGCCGACCCGCAGCGCGAGAAGCTCAAGCAGGAGCTCTTCGCCTTCCACAAG ACTGTGGAGCATGGCTTCCCCAATCAGCCGAGCGCCTTGGCCTTCGACCCTGAGCTCCGCATCATGGCCATCGGCACCAGGTCTGGGGCCGTCAAGAT CTATGGTGCACCTGGAGTGGAATTTACAGGCCTACATCGGGATGCAGCCACCGTCACCCAGATGCATTTCCTGCCTGGTCAG GGCCGCCTCCTGACCCTGCTAGATGACAGCAGCTTGCATCTCTGGGAGATCATCCATCATAATGGCTGTGCCCACTTGGAGGAAGGCCTCAGCTTCCACCCCCCCAGCAGGCCCAGTTTTGACAATGCCAG TTTCCCTGCCAGTCTAACCCGTGTCACTGTGGTCCTGCTCGTAGCTGGCAATACAGCAGCCCTGGGAACCGAGAGTGGTAGCATATTCTTTCTGGATGTAGCCACCCTGGCACTGCTGGAGGGGCAGACTCTCAGCCCAGATGTGGTTCTGCGCAG TGTGCCAGATGACTACCGGTGTGGAAAGGCCTTGGGCCCTGTGGAGTCACTCCAGGGACATCTGCAAGACCCCAGCAAGATCCTTATAGGCTACAGTCGGGGCTTACTGGTCATCTGGAGCCAGGCCACACAGTCTGTGGACAACGTTTTCCTGGGTAACCAG CAGCTGGAGAGCCTGTGTTGGGGCCGTGGTGGCAGCAGCATTATCAGCTCACACAGTGACGGCAGCTATGCCATCTGGTCCACAGACACTGGCAGCCCCCCAACGCTGCAGCCCACTGTAGTGACCACACCCTACG gcccctTCCCCTGCAAGGCCATCAACAAGATTCTGTGGCGGAGCTGTGAGTCAGG AGACCACTTTATCATCTTCAGTGGTGGCATGCCTCGAGCCAGCTATGGTGACCGCCACTGTGTGAGTGTACTGCGAGCAGAGACACTGGTGACCCTAGACTTCACCTCCCGTGTCATTGACTTCTTCACGGTGCACAGCACACAGCCAGCGGATG AATTTGACAACCCCCAGGCCCTAGCCGTGCTTCTGGAGGAGGAGCTGGTGGTGCTGGACCTGCAAACGCCAGGCTGGCCAGCTGTGCCCGCCCCTTACCTGGCCCCACTGCATTCGTCAGCTATCACCTGCTCTGCCCATGTTGCCAATGTCCCCAGCAAGCTGTGGGCCCGCATTGTAAGTGCTGGTGAGCGGCAGAGCCCACAGCCTGCCTCCAGTGCCTTG AGTTGGCCCATTACCGGGGGCCGGAACTTGGCTCAGGAACCCTCGCAGCGTGGGCTGCTGCTGACCGG CCATGAGGATGGCACTGTACGGTTCTGGGACGCCTCTGGTGTGGCACTAAGGCCACTCTACAAACTGAGCACGGCTGGCCTCTTCCAGACGGATTGTGAACACGCTGACAGCCTGGCCCAGGCTGTGGAGGATGACTGGCCGCCCTTCCGCAAG GTGGGCTGCTTTGATCCCTACAGTGATGACCCTCGGCTAGGAATCCAGAAGGTTGCGCTTTGCAAATACACAGCCCAGATGGTGGTGGCCGGCACTGCAGGCCAG GTGCTGGTGCTGGAGCTCAGTGAGTTCCCTGCAGAGCATGCCGTCAGTGTGGCCAACGTGGATCTTCTTCAGGATCGTGAGGGCTTCACCTGGAAGGGCCACGAGCGGCTGAACCCTCACACAGGGCTGCTGCCGTGGCCTGCCGGATTCCAACCTCGCATGCTGATACAGTGCCTCCCACCCGCTGCTGTCACCGCTGTCACACTCCATGCTGAGTGGAGCCTTGTGGCCTTTGGTACCAGTCATGGCTTTGGCCTTTTTGACTACCAGCGCAAGAGCCCTGTGCTGGCTAG GTGCACCCTTCACCCCAATGACTCTTTGGCCATGGAGGGGCCACTGTCACGGGTGAAGTCCCTCAAGAAGTCACTGCGACAGTCATTCCGGCGAATCCGCAAGAGCCGTGTCTCAGGCAAAAAACGGGCTCCTGCTGCCAGTAGCAAG GAGGCCAATGCCCAGCTGGCCGAGCAGACCTGCCCACACGACTTGGAGATGACACCCGTGCAGCGCCGCATCGAGCCTCGGTCTGCTGACGACTCGCTCTCCGGTGTTGTGCGCTGCCTCTACTTCGCTGACACGTTCCTTCGAGATG CGACCCACCACGGGCCCACCATGTGGGCGGGCACCAACTCGGGCTCTGTGTTCGCCTATGCGCTGGAGgtcccagcagccacagcaggTGGAGAGAAGCGGCCTGAGCAGGCAGTGGAGGCTGTGCTGGGCAAGGAGGTACAACTGATGCACCGAGCGCCCGTGGTGGCCATTGCTGTGCTGGACGGTCGTGGCCGGCCACTGCCTGAGCCCTATGAGGCTTCCCGGGACCTGGCCCAGGCGCCAGACATGCAAGGCGGCCATGCTGTGCTCATTGCATCCGAGGAACAATTCAAG GTGTTCACACTGCCCAAGGTGAGTGCTAAGACTAAATTCAAGCTGACAGCCCATGAAGGCTGTCGTGTGCGGAAGGTAGCCCTGGCTACGTTTGCCAGTGTGATGTCTGAGGACTACACTGAGACCTGCCTTGCCTGCCTCACCAACCTGGGTGACGTCCATGTCTTCTCGGTGCCTGGCCTGAGGCCTCAGGTGCACTACTCCTGTATCCGGAAGGAGGACATCAGCGGCATCGCCTCCTGCGTCTTCACACGCCACGGCCAGG GCTTTTACTTGATTTCTCCATCGGAATTTGAGCGCTTCTCACTGAGTGCTCGCAACATCACAGAACCACTCTGTTCTCTGGATATAAGCTGGCCCCAAAATGCCACCCAGCCCAG GCTTCAAGAGTCACCCAAGCTGAGCCAGGCTAATGGGACCAGAGACATCATTCTGGCCCCGGAGAGCTGCCAAGGAAGCCCTAGCTCTGCCCACAGCAAGCGAGCCG ATACCACGGAGCCACCCGAGGCTACTCTCTCGCCTGTGTCCATTGATTCAGCTGCTAGTGGGGATACCATGCTGGACACGACAGGGGATGTCACCGTGGAATATGTGAAGGATTTTCTGGGGTGA
- the Llgl1 gene encoding lethal(2) giant larvae protein homolog 1 isoform X4, with the protein MMKFRFRRQGADPQREKLKQELFAFHKTVEHGFPNQPSALAFDPELRIMAIGTRSGAVKIYGAPGVEFTGLHRDAATVTQMHFLPGQGRLLTLLDDSSLHLWEIIHHNGCAHLEEGLSFHPPSRPSFDNASFPASLTRVTVVLLVAGNTAALGTESGSIFFLDVATLALLEGQTLSPDVVLRSVPDDYRCGKALGPVESLQGHLQDPSKILIGYSRGLLVIWSQATQSVDNVFLGNQQLESLCWGRGGSSIISSHSDGSYAIWSTDTGSPPTLQPTVVTTPYGPFPCKAINKILWRSCESGDHFIIFSGGMPRASYGDRHCVSVLRAETLVTLDFTSRVIDFFTVHSTQPADEFDNPQALAVLLEEELVVLDLQTPGWPAVPAPYLAPLHSSAITCSAHVANVPSKLWARIVSAGERQSPQPASSALSWPITGGRNLAQEPSQRGLLLTGHEDGTVRFWDASGVALRPLYKLSTAGLFQTDCEHADSLAQAVEDDWPPFRKVGCFDPYSDDPRLGIQKVALCKYTAQMVVAGTAGQVLVLELSEFPAEHAVSVANVDLLQDREGFTWKGHERLNPHTGLLPWPAGFQPRMLIQCLPPAAVTAVTLHAEWSLVAFGTSHGFGLFDYQRKSPVLARCTLHPNDSLAMEGPLSRVKSLKKSLRQSFRRIRKSRVSGKKRAPAASSKEANAQLAEQTCPHDLEMTPVQRRIEPRSADDSLSGVVRCLYFADTFLRDATHHGPTMWAGTNSGSVFAYALEVPAATAGGEKRPEQAVEAVLGKEVQLMHRAPVVAIAVLDGRGRPLPEPYEASRDLAQAPDMQGGHAVLIASEEQFKVFTLPKVSAKTKFKLTAHEGCRVRKVALATFASVMSEDYTETCLACLTNLGDVHVFSVPGLRPQVHYSCIRKEDISGIASCVFTRHGQGFYLISPSEFERFSLSARNITEPLCSLDISWPQNATQPSHRLQESPKLSQANGTRDIILAPESCQGSPSSAHSKRADTTEPPEATLSPVSIDSAASGDTMLDTTGDVTVEYVKDFLGSPEDSEKNLRNLEADDACRAYTLLIK; encoded by the exons ATGATGAAGTTTCGGTTCCGGCGGCAGGGCGCCGACCCGCAGCGCGAGAAGCTCAAGCAGGAGCTCTTCGCCTTCCACAAG ACTGTGGAGCATGGCTTCCCCAATCAGCCGAGCGCCTTGGCCTTCGACCCTGAGCTCCGCATCATGGCCATCGGCACCAGGTCTGGGGCCGTCAAGAT CTATGGTGCACCTGGAGTGGAATTTACAGGCCTACATCGGGATGCAGCCACCGTCACCCAGATGCATTTCCTGCCTGGTCAG GGCCGCCTCCTGACCCTGCTAGATGACAGCAGCTTGCATCTCTGGGAGATCATCCATCATAATGGCTGTGCCCACTTGGAGGAAGGCCTCAGCTTCCACCCCCCCAGCAGGCCCAGTTTTGACAATGCCAG TTTCCCTGCCAGTCTAACCCGTGTCACTGTGGTCCTGCTCGTAGCTGGCAATACAGCAGCCCTGGGAACCGAGAGTGGTAGCATATTCTTTCTGGATGTAGCCACCCTGGCACTGCTGGAGGGGCAGACTCTCAGCCCAGATGTGGTTCTGCGCAG TGTGCCAGATGACTACCGGTGTGGAAAGGCCTTGGGCCCTGTGGAGTCACTCCAGGGACATCTGCAAGACCCCAGCAAGATCCTTATAGGCTACAGTCGGGGCTTACTGGTCATCTGGAGCCAGGCCACACAGTCTGTGGACAACGTTTTCCTGGGTAACCAG CAGCTGGAGAGCCTGTGTTGGGGCCGTGGTGGCAGCAGCATTATCAGCTCACACAGTGACGGCAGCTATGCCATCTGGTCCACAGACACTGGCAGCCCCCCAACGCTGCAGCCCACTGTAGTGACCACACCCTACG gcccctTCCCCTGCAAGGCCATCAACAAGATTCTGTGGCGGAGCTGTGAGTCAGG AGACCACTTTATCATCTTCAGTGGTGGCATGCCTCGAGCCAGCTATGGTGACCGCCACTGTGTGAGTGTACTGCGAGCAGAGACACTGGTGACCCTAGACTTCACCTCCCGTGTCATTGACTTCTTCACGGTGCACAGCACACAGCCAGCGGATG AATTTGACAACCCCCAGGCCCTAGCCGTGCTTCTGGAGGAGGAGCTGGTGGTGCTGGACCTGCAAACGCCAGGCTGGCCAGCTGTGCCCGCCCCTTACCTGGCCCCACTGCATTCGTCAGCTATCACCTGCTCTGCCCATGTTGCCAATGTCCCCAGCAAGCTGTGGGCCCGCATTGTAAGTGCTGGTGAGCGGCAGAGCCCACAGCCTGCCTCCAGTGCCTTG AGTTGGCCCATTACCGGGGGCCGGAACTTGGCTCAGGAACCCTCGCAGCGTGGGCTGCTGCTGACCGG CCATGAGGATGGCACTGTACGGTTCTGGGACGCCTCTGGTGTGGCACTAAGGCCACTCTACAAACTGAGCACGGCTGGCCTCTTCCAGACGGATTGTGAACACGCTGACAGCCTGGCCCAGGCTGTGGAGGATGACTGGCCGCCCTTCCGCAAG GTGGGCTGCTTTGATCCCTACAGTGATGACCCTCGGCTAGGAATCCAGAAGGTTGCGCTTTGCAAATACACAGCCCAGATGGTGGTGGCCGGCACTGCAGGCCAG GTGCTGGTGCTGGAGCTCAGTGAGTTCCCTGCAGAGCATGCCGTCAGTGTGGCCAACGTGGATCTTCTTCAGGATCGTGAGGGCTTCACCTGGAAGGGCCACGAGCGGCTGAACCCTCACACAGGGCTGCTGCCGTGGCCTGCCGGATTCCAACCTCGCATGCTGATACAGTGCCTCCCACCCGCTGCTGTCACCGCTGTCACACTCCATGCTGAGTGGAGCCTTGTGGCCTTTGGTACCAGTCATGGCTTTGGCCTTTTTGACTACCAGCGCAAGAGCCCTGTGCTGGCTAG GTGCACCCTTCACCCCAATGACTCTTTGGCCATGGAGGGGCCACTGTCACGGGTGAAGTCCCTCAAGAAGTCACTGCGACAGTCATTCCGGCGAATCCGCAAGAGCCGTGTCTCAGGCAAAAAACGGGCTCCTGCTGCCAGTAGCAAG GAGGCCAATGCCCAGCTGGCCGAGCAGACCTGCCCACACGACTTGGAGATGACACCCGTGCAGCGCCGCATCGAGCCTCGGTCTGCTGACGACTCGCTCTCCGGTGTTGTGCGCTGCCTCTACTTCGCTGACACGTTCCTTCGAGATG CGACCCACCACGGGCCCACCATGTGGGCGGGCACCAACTCGGGCTCTGTGTTCGCCTATGCGCTGGAGgtcccagcagccacagcaggTGGAGAGAAGCGGCCTGAGCAGGCAGTGGAGGCTGTGCTGGGCAAGGAGGTACAACTGATGCACCGAGCGCCCGTGGTGGCCATTGCTGTGCTGGACGGTCGTGGCCGGCCACTGCCTGAGCCCTATGAGGCTTCCCGGGACCTGGCCCAGGCGCCAGACATGCAAGGCGGCCATGCTGTGCTCATTGCATCCGAGGAACAATTCAAG GTGTTCACACTGCCCAAGGTGAGTGCTAAGACTAAATTCAAGCTGACAGCCCATGAAGGCTGTCGTGTGCGGAAGGTAGCCCTGGCTACGTTTGCCAGTGTGATGTCTGAGGACTACACTGAGACCTGCCTTGCCTGCCTCACCAACCTGGGTGACGTCCATGTCTTCTCGGTGCCTGGCCTGAGGCCTCAGGTGCACTACTCCTGTATCCGGAAGGAGGACATCAGCGGCATCGCCTCCTGCGTCTTCACACGCCACGGCCAGG GCTTTTACTTGATTTCTCCATCGGAATTTGAGCGCTTCTCACTGAGTGCTCGCAACATCACAGAACCACTCTGTTCTCTGGATATAAGCTGGCCCCAAAATGCCACCCAGCCCAG CCACAGGCTTCAAGAGTCACCCAAGCTGAGCCAGGCTAATGGGACCAGAGACATCATTCTGGCCCCGGAGAGCTGCCAAGGAAGCCCTAGCTCTGCCCACAGCAAGCGAGCCG ATACCACGGAGCCACCCGAGGCTACTCTCTCGCCTGTGTCCATTGATTCAGCTGCTAGTGGGGATACCATGCTGGACACGACAGGGGATGTCACCGTGGAATATGTGAAGGATTTTCTGGG ctctcctgAGGACTCTGAGAAGAACCTGcggaacctggaggcagatgATGCTTGTCGGGCCTACACCCTTCTGATTAAATGA
- the Llgl1 gene encoding lethal(2) giant larvae protein homolog 1 isoform X2, translated as MMKFRFRRQGADPQREKLKQELFAFHKTVEHGFPNQPSALAFDPELRIMAIGTRSGAVKIYGAPGVEFTGLHRDAATVTQMHFLPGQGRLLTLLDDSSLHLWEIIHHNGCAHLEEGLSFHPPSRPSFDNASFPASLTRVTVVLLVAGNTAALGTESGSIFFLDVATLALLEGQTLSPDVVLRSVPDDYRCGKALGPVESLQGHLQDPSKILIGYSRGLLVIWSQATQSVDNVFLGNQLESLCWGRGGSSIISSHSDGSYAIWSTDTGSPPTLQPTVVTTPYGPFPCKAINKILWRSCESGDHFIIFSGGMPRASYGDRHCVSVLRAETLVTLDFTSRVIDFFTVHSTQPADEFDNPQALAVLLEEELVVLDLQTPGWPAVPAPYLAPLHSSAITCSAHVANVPSKLWARIVSAGERQSPQPASSALSWPITGGRNLAQEPSQRGLLLTGHEDGTVRFWDASGVALRPLYKLSTAGLFQTDCEHADSLAQAVEDDWPPFRKVGCFDPYSDDPRLGIQKVALCKYTAQMVVAGTAGQVLVLELSEFPAEHAVSVANVDLLQDREGFTWKGHERLNPHTGLLPWPAGFQPRMLIQCLPPAAVTAVTLHAEWSLVAFGTSHGFGLFDYQRKSPVLARCTLHPNDSLAMEGPLSRVKSLKKSLRQSFRRIRKSRVSGKKRAPAASSKLQEANAQLAEQTCPHDLEMTPVQRRIEPRSADDSLSGVVRCLYFADTFLRDATHHGPTMWAGTNSGSVFAYALEVPAATAGGEKRPEQAVEAVLGKEVQLMHRAPVVAIAVLDGRGRPLPEPYEASRDLAQAPDMQGGHAVLIASEEQFKVFTLPKVSAKTKFKLTAHEGCRVRKVALATFASVMSEDYTETCLACLTNLGDVHVFSVPGLRPQVHYSCIRKEDISGIASCVFTRHGQGFYLISPSEFERFSLSARNITEPLCSLDISWPQNATQPSHRLQESPKLSQANGTRDIILAPESCQGSPSSAHSKRADTTEPPEATLSPVSIDSAASGDTMLDTTGDVTVEYVKDFLGSPEDSEKNLRNLEADDACRAYTLLIK; from the exons ATGATGAAGTTTCGGTTCCGGCGGCAGGGCGCCGACCCGCAGCGCGAGAAGCTCAAGCAGGAGCTCTTCGCCTTCCACAAG ACTGTGGAGCATGGCTTCCCCAATCAGCCGAGCGCCTTGGCCTTCGACCCTGAGCTCCGCATCATGGCCATCGGCACCAGGTCTGGGGCCGTCAAGAT CTATGGTGCACCTGGAGTGGAATTTACAGGCCTACATCGGGATGCAGCCACCGTCACCCAGATGCATTTCCTGCCTGGTCAG GGCCGCCTCCTGACCCTGCTAGATGACAGCAGCTTGCATCTCTGGGAGATCATCCATCATAATGGCTGTGCCCACTTGGAGGAAGGCCTCAGCTTCCACCCCCCCAGCAGGCCCAGTTTTGACAATGCCAG TTTCCCTGCCAGTCTAACCCGTGTCACTGTGGTCCTGCTCGTAGCTGGCAATACAGCAGCCCTGGGAACCGAGAGTGGTAGCATATTCTTTCTGGATGTAGCCACCCTGGCACTGCTGGAGGGGCAGACTCTCAGCCCAGATGTGGTTCTGCGCAG TGTGCCAGATGACTACCGGTGTGGAAAGGCCTTGGGCCCTGTGGAGTCACTCCAGGGACATCTGCAAGACCCCAGCAAGATCCTTATAGGCTACAGTCGGGGCTTACTGGTCATCTGGAGCCAGGCCACACAGTCTGTGGACAACGTTTTCCTGGGTAACCAG CTGGAGAGCCTGTGTTGGGGCCGTGGTGGCAGCAGCATTATCAGCTCACACAGTGACGGCAGCTATGCCATCTGGTCCACAGACACTGGCAGCCCCCCAACGCTGCAGCCCACTGTAGTGACCACACCCTACG gcccctTCCCCTGCAAGGCCATCAACAAGATTCTGTGGCGGAGCTGTGAGTCAGG AGACCACTTTATCATCTTCAGTGGTGGCATGCCTCGAGCCAGCTATGGTGACCGCCACTGTGTGAGTGTACTGCGAGCAGAGACACTGGTGACCCTAGACTTCACCTCCCGTGTCATTGACTTCTTCACGGTGCACAGCACACAGCCAGCGGATG AATTTGACAACCCCCAGGCCCTAGCCGTGCTTCTGGAGGAGGAGCTGGTGGTGCTGGACCTGCAAACGCCAGGCTGGCCAGCTGTGCCCGCCCCTTACCTGGCCCCACTGCATTCGTCAGCTATCACCTGCTCTGCCCATGTTGCCAATGTCCCCAGCAAGCTGTGGGCCCGCATTGTAAGTGCTGGTGAGCGGCAGAGCCCACAGCCTGCCTCCAGTGCCTTG AGTTGGCCCATTACCGGGGGCCGGAACTTGGCTCAGGAACCCTCGCAGCGTGGGCTGCTGCTGACCGG CCATGAGGATGGCACTGTACGGTTCTGGGACGCCTCTGGTGTGGCACTAAGGCCACTCTACAAACTGAGCACGGCTGGCCTCTTCCAGACGGATTGTGAACACGCTGACAGCCTGGCCCAGGCTGTGGAGGATGACTGGCCGCCCTTCCGCAAG GTGGGCTGCTTTGATCCCTACAGTGATGACCCTCGGCTAGGAATCCAGAAGGTTGCGCTTTGCAAATACACAGCCCAGATGGTGGTGGCCGGCACTGCAGGCCAG GTGCTGGTGCTGGAGCTCAGTGAGTTCCCTGCAGAGCATGCCGTCAGTGTGGCCAACGTGGATCTTCTTCAGGATCGTGAGGGCTTCACCTGGAAGGGCCACGAGCGGCTGAACCCTCACACAGGGCTGCTGCCGTGGCCTGCCGGATTCCAACCTCGCATGCTGATACAGTGCCTCCCACCCGCTGCTGTCACCGCTGTCACACTCCATGCTGAGTGGAGCCTTGTGGCCTTTGGTACCAGTCATGGCTTTGGCCTTTTTGACTACCAGCGCAAGAGCCCTGTGCTGGCTAG GTGCACCCTTCACCCCAATGACTCTTTGGCCATGGAGGGGCCACTGTCACGGGTGAAGTCCCTCAAGAAGTCACTGCGACAGTCATTCCGGCGAATCCGCAAGAGCCGTGTCTCAGGCAAAAAACGGGCTCCTGCTGCCAGTAGCAAG TTACAGGAGGCCAATGCCCAGCTGGCCGAGCAGACCTGCCCACACGACTTGGAGATGACACCCGTGCAGCGCCGCATCGAGCCTCGGTCTGCTGACGACTCGCTCTCCGGTGTTGTGCGCTGCCTCTACTTCGCTGACACGTTCCTTCGAGATG CGACCCACCACGGGCCCACCATGTGGGCGGGCACCAACTCGGGCTCTGTGTTCGCCTATGCGCTGGAGgtcccagcagccacagcaggTGGAGAGAAGCGGCCTGAGCAGGCAGTGGAGGCTGTGCTGGGCAAGGAGGTACAACTGATGCACCGAGCGCCCGTGGTGGCCATTGCTGTGCTGGACGGTCGTGGCCGGCCACTGCCTGAGCCCTATGAGGCTTCCCGGGACCTGGCCCAGGCGCCAGACATGCAAGGCGGCCATGCTGTGCTCATTGCATCCGAGGAACAATTCAAG GTGTTCACACTGCCCAAGGTGAGTGCTAAGACTAAATTCAAGCTGACAGCCCATGAAGGCTGTCGTGTGCGGAAGGTAGCCCTGGCTACGTTTGCCAGTGTGATGTCTGAGGACTACACTGAGACCTGCCTTGCCTGCCTCACCAACCTGGGTGACGTCCATGTCTTCTCGGTGCCTGGCCTGAGGCCTCAGGTGCACTACTCCTGTATCCGGAAGGAGGACATCAGCGGCATCGCCTCCTGCGTCTTCACACGCCACGGCCAGG GCTTTTACTTGATTTCTCCATCGGAATTTGAGCGCTTCTCACTGAGTGCTCGCAACATCACAGAACCACTCTGTTCTCTGGATATAAGCTGGCCCCAAAATGCCACCCAGCCCAG CCACAGGCTTCAAGAGTCACCCAAGCTGAGCCAGGCTAATGGGACCAGAGACATCATTCTGGCCCCGGAGAGCTGCCAAGGAAGCCCTAGCTCTGCCCACAGCAAGCGAGCCG ATACCACGGAGCCACCCGAGGCTACTCTCTCGCCTGTGTCCATTGATTCAGCTGCTAGTGGGGATACCATGCTGGACACGACAGGGGATGTCACCGTGGAATATGTGAAGGATTTTCTGGG ctctcctgAGGACTCTGAGAAGAACCTGcggaacctggaggcagatgATGCTTGTCGGGCCTACACCCTTCTGATTAAATGA